In Microtus ochrogaster isolate Prairie Vole_2 linkage group LG9, MicOch1.0, whole genome shotgun sequence, the following are encoded in one genomic region:
- the Gtf2h5 gene encoding general transcription factor IIH subunit 5, with product MVNVLKGVLIECDPAMKQFLLYLDESNALGKKFIIQDIDDTHVFVIAELVNVLQERVGELMDQNAFSLTQK from the exons ATGGTCAACGTTTTGAAAGGAGTGCTCATAGAATG CGATCCTGCCATGAAGCAGTTCTTGCTGTACTTGGATGAGTCCAATGCCTTGGGGAAGAAGTTCATCATTCAAGACATTGATGACACACATGTCTTTGTCATTGCGGAGCTGGTTAATGTCCTCCAGGAACGAGTAGGGGAGCTGATGGACCAGAATGCCTTTTCTCTTACCCAGAAGTGA